The Burkholderiales bacterium region CGCGTGCGCAGTGTAGATTCCAGCGCAGCCGCATCCGGCTTCCTTCTTTGCGCGCTCGTGCGGAGCACTATCGGTTCCCAGGAAGAACTTGCGGTTGCCGGACACAGCTGCCCGCACGAGCGCCCTGCGGTGTTCTTCCCGCTTCAGCACCGGAAGGCAATAGTGATGCGGCCGCAGCCCACCTTGGAACAGCGCATTGCGGTTGAGCAGGAGATGATGGGCCGTGATCGTGGCCGCGATGTTGGCGGGCGCTGCTTGTACGAATTCCACCGCATGCGCCGTGGTAATGTGCTCGAGAACGATCCTCAGCGCGGGCAGGCGCTCGACAAGTTTGGGAAGCTCGCGCTCGATGAAGACGCGCTCACGATCGAACACATCGACCGACGCATCGGTCACTTCGCCGTGGATGAGCAAAGGCAGACCCTGCACCGCCATTTCCTCCAGTGCGGCGAAGCACTTTCGGATATCGGTCACTCCCCACTCGGAATGCGTGGTGGCGCCTGCAGGATAATACTTCACCGCGTGTACGATACCGCTCGCCTTGGCCCTGCGGATTTCTTCGGGTCGGGTGTTGTCGGTCAGATACAAGGTCATCAGCGGCGCAAACCTGTGCCCGTGCGGAATTGCCTCCAGGATCCGGGCACGGTAGTCCAGCGCCTGAGCGGTGCTCGCGATCGGCGGGTTGAGATTGGGCATTACGACGGCGCGGCCGAAGCGGCGCGCCGTGTCTGCCACCGCGCTGCGCATCGCGGTCCCGTCGCGCAGATGCACGTGCCAGTCATCGGGACGAGTAATGCAGAGCCGATCCATCTTCCTTTGCTCGATGCCGGACTCAGCGAAGGCCTGCCGACCAGTTCGCCAGTTCTTCAGGCTCGCGGCTTGCGCTTCGTTTCGCCATTCGTCGCTCCTCGCTTCTCGTCGCTTTTTATCTCAAGAGCCAGCCTGTACAGCCTTGCTTTCGGGGCTCCGGTGATCTTTGCAACGAGCTTTGCAGCCTGCGTGGTCGAAAGCTCTCCCAGCAGCGCGCGCAGCATGCGCTCGGCATCCGGGTCGATCGACGTTTGCGGGCGTACGTGCGCTCCCTCGACCAGCAACACGAATTCTCCACGGCCACGTTCCCGGTTCTCCGCAATCCAGCCAACGGCCTGCGCCAGCGTGCATTCATGCACTTCCTCGAACAGCTTGGTCAGCTCACGGGCGATCACCACGCGGCGGTCCGCGCCGAACGCGCGTGCCATGTCCTGCAACGTCTCGACGACCCGATGGGGCGCCTCGAAGAACACCATCGCGTCCTGCGCGCTCGCGAGCGCTTCGAGCGACCTCGCGCGCTCGCTCCGCTTGGCTGGCAGGAACCCCGCAAACAAGAACCTCGGCCACGCGATCCCGCAGACCGACAGCGCGGCGGTAAGCGCGCTCGGGCCGGGCACCGGCATGACGCGGAAACCTCGCTTCCTCGCCCATGCGACGACCCGCGCGCCGGGGTCGCTCACGCCCGGAGTCCCCGCGTCGGTCACTAGCGCAACCGATTTGCCGGAGGACAGCAGCTTGCCGATGCCCTCGGCGGCTGCGCGCTCGTTGTGCTGCCGAACGGAAATCGGACGCGCGGAGATTCCGTGCCGGGCGAGCAGCTTCTGCGTCTGGCGCGTATCCTCCGCGGCAATCACGTCGACGCTCGCCAAGACGTCGAGTGCACGAAGCGTGACATCGCGCAGGTTTCCGATGGGCGTAGCGACCACATATAATGTGCCGCCTCTCACCTCGTCTTCAGCGTTATGCAACTTCGCTTGGTCCCGTGGCTGCTGCTCGCGCTACTATACTGGGCGAGCGTTCCGTTCGCCATTCAGCCGGCGGCCGCGCAGGAGGAGCCATCGCGGCCGGATGGCGTTTTGCTCACACAGCCGCACATCGCGATCATTCTGCCTTTGCAGTCCGTATCTTTCGGCAAGCACGCCGACTCGGTGCGGCTGGGCGTGTTCGCCGCGGCCGGCCTGCAACAGGATGCACTGCCGGTGGTGGTGTACGCGACCACCGAGGAACCGGCGCGCATTCTCGACGCGTATCGGCGCGCCATTTCCACCGGGGCGCTGGCCGCGATCGGCCCGCTGACGCGCAACGGCGTCTCCTCGCTCGCCTCGAGCGGGCAGGTCTTGGTGCCGACCATCGCGCTCAATGCGCCGGAAACGGACATCCGCCTTCCGCCGCAACTCTACGTGTTCGGGCTGCAGATCGAATCCGAAGCACGGCAGGTTGCGAGATACGCGCTCAAGCAGGGTGGCAAATCGGTATTTGTCGTCATGCGCGACGCCGCACTGGACCGCCGCATCGCGCAGGCCTTCACCGATGAGTGGAGACGCCTCAGGGGCACGATCGCGGAACAGTTCGTCTACACGACGGAGGTCGCCGCTCTGGCCAAGCTGCGCGAGCGGCTGGCCACCACCTCCGCCGACACCATTTTCTTGACGGTAGACGCCGCCCGCGCCCGCTTTGCGCGTCCCTATCTCGGGAGCCGGCAGAGCATCTATGCCACTTCGCTGGTGTTCGCGTCGAACGCGGATCCGCTGGAACTGTACGATCTGGACGGCGTCCGTTTCCTCGACATGCCCTGGCTGCTGCAGCCCGATCATCCCGCGGTCATGAGCTACCTGCGGCCGGAGATCCAGACCCGGGCACTGGACCAGGAGCGCTTTTACGCCTTGGGGATCGACGCCTATCGCATCGCGCGCGCGCTCCTCGACGATCCGGGCTGGCGCGGACCGCTGGATGGCGTCACGGGTACCATCGCTCTCGAGGCAGGGCAGCACTTTTCGCGTGCGCTCGTTCCGGCCCAGTTCGTAGGCGGCACGGTGCGCCCGCTGCACGCTGCGCCGCAATGAGCGACGCGGGCCAGCAAGCGGAGGACGTCGCGCTCGCCTATCTCGAGCGGCAGGGAATGAAGCTGCTCGAGCGCAATTATCGCTGCCGGCTCGGCGAGATCGATCTGGTGATGCGTGAAGGCTCGGCGCTGGTTTTCGTGGAAGTGCGACTTCGAACCTCCAGCCGGTTCGGTGGGGCGCTCGAAAGCATCACCGCCTTCAAGCGCCGGCGCCTGCTCAGCGCCGCCAAGCATTACATGTCGGCTCGCGGTGCGCTGGCGGAATGCCGTTTCGACGCCGTGTTGCTGGACGGCGACGGCAAGCTGTGCTGGCTGCGAGACGCCATCAGTGAGTGAGCATTCGATTCGGCAGGCCTTGTGCAATAATTCGCCTGCGCAAACGACCTGGCCGTGCAGATGGATCTTCTTGCCCGCATCAACCAGCACTTCGCTGACAGCGCGCACCTGAAGCTCCGCGCCATGGAGCTGCTGTCGGAACCGCTAGCGCGGGCTTCGGAGCGCATGGTCCGATGCCTGATGAAGGAGGGCAAGATCCTGGCTTGCGGCAACGGCGGGTCGGCCGCCGACGCGCAGCACTTCGCGGCAGAACTGCTGAACCGCTTCGAGATGGAGCGGCCGCCGCTTGCCGCGGTCGCACTGACGACCGACACGTCGACCCTGACTTCGATCGCCAACGACTACGACTACAACCAGGTGTTCTCCAAGCAGGTCCGGGGGCTCGGCCATCCGGGCGACGTGCTGCTCGCCATTTCCACCAGCGGCAATTCACCCAACGTGATCGAGGCGATCCGCGCCGCCCACGACCGGCGAATGACGGTGATCGCGCTGACCGGAAAGGGCGGAGGCAGAACATCGGAAGAGCTGAATGCCGACGACATTCACATCTGCGTCCCGGCGGACAAGACGGCGCGTATTCAGGAAGTACACCTGTTGTGCCTGCACTGCTTGTGCGATGCTATCGATTGCCTTCTACTCGGAGCGGAGTAAATGAGAGCCAGCCTGCACGTTCCCCTGCTCGTCGCGACCGCGATCCTTTCTCTTCAGGCTTGCGCGCCGTTACTCATCGGCGCCGGAGTCGGCGCCGGCGTGATGATGGCGGAGGATCGCCGCACTGGCGCGACGATGCTGGAAGACCAGACCATCGAAATCAAGGCTGCGAACCGGATCAAGGAGCGTTTTGACGACCAGGTGCGCGTGAACGTGACCAGCTTCAACCGCTTCGTCCTGCTCACCGGTCAGGTTCCGAGCGAGGAGATCAAGAATGAGGTCGCTCTCCTGGTGCTGGAAGTGCCCAACGTACGCAATGTTCAGAACGAACTGGCGATCGCCGGGGCAACCTCGCTCATGGCCCGCAGCAACGACGGCCTGCTCAGCACGCGCGTCAAGGGTCGCCTGGTTCAGAACAAGAACGTCAGCGCCAACCACGTGAAAGTGGTGACCGAAAGCGGGACCGTGTATCTGATGGGCCTTGTCACCCGAGCCGAAGCGGAAGAAGCGGCTCAGACGGCCGCCACCACCGGAGGCGTGCAGCGGGTAGTCAAGGTGTTTGAATATCTTGACTGACCGACCTGTGCTCGCGCGCCATGCCGTAGATTTCCAGCGTCCGCTGTCGCGCGTGGCTGTGATCGACTAGCGGCGCTGGATAGTCCTTCCCGACGAGGCAGCCTGCCGTGTGCTGCACGTCGCGCGGCATCATCCAAGGTTCGTGGATGTATTCCGCGGGCACCCGGGCGAGCTCCGGAAGATAACGCCGGATGAATTCGCCTTCGGGATCAAACTTCTTCGATTGCAGCACCGGATTGAGGATACGGAAATAGGGCTGCGCGTCGCAGCCGGTGGACGCCACCCACTGCCAGTTGCCGTTGTTGGCCGCCAAGTCGAAGTCGTTCAGGCGGGCGGCAAAGTAGCGTTCGCCCAAGCGCCAGTCCACGTGCAGATCTTTGACCAGAAACGACGCAGCGATCATGCGCAGGCGGTTGTGCATGTAGCCGGTCTGGTTGATTTGGCGCATCGCGGCGTCGACGATGGGGTACCCGGTGCGCGCCTCGCACCAGGCGGCGAAATGGCCAGGCGGGTTGGGGAAGCGCAGCGCCTCGCGGCGCGGCTGAAAAGCCCGTTCGCTGACGTACGGGAAGTGGTGCAGGATCGCGAAATAGAATTCCCGCCAGATCAGCTCGACGAGCCATGCGCGCGCGCCATCGCTGTCGTGCGACCAGGCTGCGCGCACCAGCTCCCGGATCGACGCTGTGCCGAAGCGAAGGTGCACCGACAAGTAGGAAGGACCGTGGAGCGCCGGGTAATCGCGCCGTTGCTGGTAGGCGTCGATCCGCGCGAGAAATTCGTCGAACAGCACCCGCGCACCGGACGTCCCGGCCGGTAGGCCGAGCCGTCCCAGATCGGTCGGCACGAACCCCAGATCCTCGAGTGTCGGCATCCTGGATTCGGGCGCAGGAGCCAGTGCATCCCGGTGGCGCTCGACCGGCCAGGACCTCAAGTACGCCGGCGCGATTCGCGCGAGCCACGCGCGCCTGTATGGCGCAAAGACGGTGAACGGCGTGCCCTGAGTGGTCAGAATCTCGTCGGGATCGAAAATAACCTGATCCTTGAACAGATGCAGCGTGCGCCCGTCGGCCAGGAGCCGCGAGCCCACTGCTTCGTCGCGCGCCCTGGCCGCTGGTTCATAGTCGCGGTTGGCGAACACCGCGCCCGCGGACAGTCGCGCCGCGATGTGCGGAATCGCATCGCGCGCCCGGCCGTGAAGCACGTGCAGGCCGCCTCCGATGCGCTCCAGGGCGAGCTTGAGCTCGCGCACGCTGCTCCAGATGAACTCCACCCTGCGGTCGGCGCGAGCGACCAGCGCGTCGAGAATTTCAGTGTCGAACACGAAGACACAGTGCACGCGGCGCGCGCAGCGCAGCGCCAGGGACAGCGCGGCGTGGTCGTACGCGCGCAAATCCCTGCGAAACCACATCACCACGTCGTCGTAGCGGCTCATCACGCAAGTCTGTGCGGCAGCCTGGCGTAGAGTTCTACGGCGTCCGGATAGTCGTGGCGATGGGTCGCCCTGCCATCGGAGCCGAAGCGCAGTTGGCCGACCCCGCACAACGAGTGTCCCCCGCCCCGCAGCCGCCGGATTGCGAAGCGGAATTCCCAGGGCAGGCACCAGGTCCCCCGCGTTATCCACTGCCCCAACCGAAAACTCGGCTCCGAGATTCGGTTGAACGTGTGCGGGAAAATCCACTCAATCCGTGCCACTTTGCGCATGTCGTGAAACGCATCGCTCTTGGCCATGAGGCTCAGCTTGGATCAGCTCCGCGGCAGGCGGCGCCTGCGCGTGGAACCGGCCGAACCCGAGCCGGGGAGGGAAATTTCCCGGGTTCTTGCCAGATGCTTTCGCACTGACCCAAGCTGAACCAGTATGGGCGCCACGCCCGGTTCGGCCTCTGTTCTTTCTCGGGCAACGCGCGCCCTGCGCGCGTCACTCAGCTCCGAAGCGCACAGACGTCTTGCCCAGGTTGCTTTGACCCGATGCCCTGCACTGGTGCCTGCGCCTCGGCCGGTAGTGCGCCAGCGGACAGCGCCTGCCTATGGAATGCCAAATAGGCCGCGAGGTCGGGCCAAGCCGCGCCATCCGTATGGGGTGGGCTGCCCGATGGCAGACACACCACAGCCAGCAACAACACATCAGTGCGCGCTCGCACATGAGCGTATGTCCTAGTCAGACAGTGAGCATTTCGGTAATATTGAGGCGTTCTTCCGAAGTAGTCAAAAGTTTGTCCAGGACATAATAATGGGTACGGCGCTCAAGGAAGCACTGAGCAGCATCAGCTCGGTGGAACGCGATACCGGCCTAAGCAAGGACACCCTGCGCATGTGGGAACGACGCTACGGTTTCCCGGCTCCGCTGCGCGACGCCAATGGCGAGCGGATTTACCCTTCCACCCAGGTAGAAAAACTCCGTCTGCTGAAGCGTTTGCTCGATCGCGGAGAGCGCCCCGGACGGATCATTTCGATGTCGCTCCAGGAACTCGCGGCACTCGGTGCGCAAACTGCGGAGCGCGCCGTCCCACGTCAGGACATCGAGATCTTCCTGCGGCTGATCAAATCTCATCAGCTCGGCGAACTGCGCCGCCACCTCGCGCAGGCCATGGCCCGGCAAGGCCTCCGGACCTTCGTACTGGACACGGTGGCTGCACTCAACGACGCGGTGGGCGAAGCCTGGATGCGCGGCTATCTCGCCGTGTTCGAGGAACATCTGTACACCGAGGTCATGCAAAGCCTGCTGCGCAACGCGATCGCGGGCGTGCAGACCCAGGGCGGCACGCCGCGGGTGCTGCTGACCACGCTGCCCAACGAGCTGCACGCGCTCGGCCTGCTCATGGTGGAGGCTCTGCTCACGCTCGAAGGTGCCCGGTGCATCGCGCTCGGCACCGGAACCCCGGCGCATGAGATCGTGCAGGCCGCGCAGGCTCATCGCGCGGACATCGTGGCATTGAGCTTCAGCGCGGCCTATCAGGAAACCAGGACCGTGGAAGGCTTGCGGGAGCTGCGCTCGATGCTGCCCGAGACGACCGTTCTTTGCGCCGGCGGTGCATCGGTGAGACGCATTCGCAAGGCGATCGATGGCGTATCGCTTCTGGCCGAACTCCAACAGATCCTCCAACTGGTCCAGACGTGGCGGATACAACACGCATGCGCGGCCATCGAGCAGACTTGACGACCAAGAAGAACGCGATCACCGGGTGGGGCGCGCTCCCCGCAACCGACATACCCGTGTGGTTTTCGTCCGGATATGGTCCCGACCAGCCAGGAACTCGACGCAGTGCGACGCGATTTCGACCCCTCGCTGCGGGTAACGCTGCGCGGCTCGGTGGTGCGGCGAACCGGCGATCCGGGACACCCACGAACTGCCGATCGCGGCACTGCAGGACCTGAACCGGTAGCGCAAATCGCTCGCCACGAAGGCGGCCTGAGCCTCGTCGCCCGGCGCGGGCGCGCCTGTATCATGGCGTCTTCGCACGAACCACCATGCGCCCCCCTTTCGAAGCGAAGATCTGCCCTCCTGCCGAATTGCCCCGGCGCCTTGCCACGCTGCCGCGCCCGCTGGTCTTCACCAACGGCGTGTTCGACATCCTGCATCGCGGCCACGTAACCTACCTCGCCCGCGCCCGCGCGCTGGGTCAAAGCCTGGTGGTGGCGCTCAATACCGATGAATCGGCACGACGGCTGGGCAAAGGTCCCGAACGGCCGATCAACACGCTCGAAGACCGCGTGACCGTCATCGCCGCGCTCGAAATGGTGGACCTGGTCACCTGGTTCGAGCAGGACACCCCGCTCGACTGCATCCGGCAATGCCACCCCGACGTGCTGGTCAAAGGCGGCGACTGGCCGGTCGACAGAATCGTCGGCGCAGGCGAAGTGATGAGCTGGGGCGGGCGCGTGCAGTCGATCCCATTCGAGTTCGAACGCTCCACCACCGCGCTGCTGTCCAGAATCCGCGCCTCGTAAGGTACCGCTTCAAGTCTTCGCAGAAGGGAATGAAAATGCCCGCAAGAGCCAATTTCTGGCGCGACACATGGTCGCTCGTCAAACCCTACTGGCGTTCGGAAGAGAAGTTCTCGGCCTGGCTGCTGCTCGGCGCCGTGATCGGGCTCACGCTTGCCATGGTGTACATGAGCGTGCAATTCAACGAGTGGTACAACCTCTTCTACAACGCGCTGCAGGACAAGAACAAGGATGAGACCTGGAAACAGATCGGCCGTTTCTGCGTGCTTGCGGCGATCTACATCGTGATGGCGGTGTACGCCTTCTATCTGAACCAGATGCTGCAAATCAAATGGCGGCGCTGGATGACCGACAAGTACCTCAAGGAGTGGCTGGCCGAACGCATCTATTACCGCCTGCAACTGACCGGCGCGCCGACGGACAACCCTGATCAGCGCATCGCCGAGGACCTGAAGCTGTTCGTCGACGACACGCTCAGCCTGAGCCTGGGTCTGCTCAATGCGGTCGTCACGCTGGTATCTTTCGTCGGCATCCTGTGGACCGTTTCCGGCCCGCTCACCTTTGCCTACAACGGCGGCGAGATCGTCATCCCCGGATACATGGTCTGGGCCGCGCTGATCTATGCCGTCGGCGGCAGCTGGCTGACGCACCGCATCGGCCGGCCGCTGATCGGGTTGAACTTCAACCAGCAGCGCTACGAGGCGGACTTCCGCTTCGCGCTGGTCCGTTTTCGCGAGAACAGCGAAAGCGTCGCGCTGTACGAAGGCGAACAAGACGAATTGAAGACCTTCGGCGCCCGTTTCGCCAACGTCGTGCAGAACTGGTGGCAGATCATGCGACGCCAGAAGATCCTCATCTCGTTCACCGTCGGCTACAACCAGGTGGCGGTGATTTTTCCCTTCGTCGTGGGTCTGCCGCGCTACCTCTCAGGCAGCATCCAGCTCGGCGGACTGATGCAGATCTCCAATGCGTTTGGTCAGGTGCAGGGCGCGCTTTCCTGGTTCATCGGAGCCTACTCCACCTTTGCCTCCTGGAAGGCAACCTCGGACCGGCTGCTCGGCTTCCACTATGCGATCGAGCAGGCACGCATGGACGCCGCCAGGCCCGGTGGCGTGGCCATCGGCGATGAAGAGCGCGACGAGCTGGTGATCGAGGATGTGGCGCTTAGCCTGCCCAATGGCGAGGCGCTGGTCGCGCCCTCCAGCGCTGCGGTCAAGGCTGGAGAGCGCGTGCTCATCCGCGGACCTTCGGGCTCGGGCAAGACCACGCTGTTCCGTGCGATCGCCGGCATCTGGCCGTTCGGCTCGGGACGGGTACGCCGGCCGAGGAACTTCCGGGTGCTGTTTCTGCCGCAACGTCCCTACGTGCCGATCGGCACGCTCAAGCAGGTCGTGACCTATCCGGAGAACGACGGCGCATTCACTTCCGAGCAGGTCGCCGAGGTGCTGGAAGCGTGCAGCTTGTCGCATCTTGTCGGCAGGCTGGAGGAATCGCGCCATTGGGCGCTAGAGCTATCGCCGGGAGAGCAGCAACGCATCGCGTTCGCGCGCGCATTGCTCATCAAGCCCTCCTGGCTCTTTCTCGACGAGGCCACCTCGGCGGTCGACGAAGTTCTAGAGAACAGGCTCTATCGGTTGCTGCACGAGCGGCTGCCGGACACCACGGTGATCTCGATCGGACACCGCCCTGCGCTGCAGGCGTTTCACTCGCGCAAGCTCGAACTCAAGGAAAACGGCACCGGCCTGCGCCAGTTGGTGCCGGCATGAGCACGGCGCCCAGTCGCGGTGCTCAGGCGGGACAGTTGACGGCTCTGAGCTCGGTTCCCGGAAAAAGCGCGCTCAACTCGAGCAGCCTGGCGGACTCTTCTGCAGTCGGATCGCGGATCACGAATGCGGCCTGATCGATGCGCTGGTCGCGCTGGGTCAGTTGCGCCGAGCGCACGCCCTTCGCTCTGAGCTGCGCCAAGTAGGTACGCGCCGCGTCTTCGCTGCGGAAAAGACCCAGCGAAATCGCGTAGCGCCACTGGCCGGACTCGGTCACCGGATAGAAATCGGTGACTCCGAGATTGCGCAGCTCGCCAGCCTTCCTTTCCATCGCCGCCTGCGAGCCCTGCGGCGGCATGTGCACCCACCACCTCGCCACCGCGCCGACCTCGCGCTCGCTCAGGCGCGGGCCCAGCGCGAGGCGGGCCAGCGCGTCGCGCGCCCTCGGCAGATCCGCGCTGACAAAGCCGCGCCACTCAAGGCAGGCCAAAAGAGTTCGCGCAGGCGGAGGCGCGGGCGGTTGCGACATGATCCGGATCTCCTCGGCGTTGACCTGGCGGTGGATCACCTGCGCATCCGGGTCGACGCGCACGTACCCCAGAAAGAGGTAGCCGGCGAGGCCGACGTTGAGCAACGCGAGTCCGGCAACCAGCCATCTCATTCCGGCGTCCCCGCAATGCGGATCAAGCCCTCGAGCACGAGCCTGTCGCGCACCTGCACCGGGCGGTGCAAATGGCGTGCGAGGAGCTGCGCGCTGCCGCCGCTCACCACGATATCCGGTTCGGATCCGGCTTGCGCCCACAACAGCTCGTGCATGCGTTCGATCGCCCCGCAGATGGCCTGGATCGCGCCGCTGCTGATGGCCTCGGGCGTGCTGCGCGGGAACTCGCGGAACTCGCCGCGCTGTGCGCTTAGCTGTGCGGTACTCGAAGCCAGGACATCGTGCATCAGGTCGAATCCGGGAAGAATGATCCCGCCCGGGAAGGTGCCGTCCTCCAGCAGCGCATCGATGGTCACCGCAGTGCCAGCGCAGATCACCAGGCGCGGCGCGGCGCCGAGCGCCCGCGCCGCGATCAGCGCCGCCCAGCGATCAGCACCGAGCTGGGTCGGGTCGGCATAGCGGCTTTTCACGCCGCACTGCTGGGCACGCGCGGCGACGAATCGCACCTGACGGCCCCAAGGGGCGGCGGCGGCGGCGATCGCGGTCGCCGCGACTTCGCCGGCCACGTTGGCCGAGATCACGGTGTGCGGCGCCGCCAGGCCGGCCCAGTCGTGCCGCAGCTGTTCGGCTTCCGCCAGAACGCGCCGCCCGTCCAGCACGAAATCGCAGCCGTCGTGCAACGCCCACTTCACGCGGCTGTTGCCGGCGTCGATCGCAAGAATCAGCGCATCGCTGGACACGGCAGGATTCGGATCAGGATTTTACGGGTCGCAGCGTGAGCTCCCCGCCGTAGTACTTGCGCGTGCCGGAACGCACGGCGAGCATCAGTGCGCCGTCCGGCGCCACGCCCGCCACGCGTCCTTCCTGCATGGTGTTGTCCGGCATGCGCAACCGCACCATTTTATCGTGGTAGGCATGCGCTCGATTCCATTCCTGTGCAAACGGTGCGAAACCTTGCGTGGAGAACTGCGTCAGGACAGCCTCGATCTGCGCGAGCAGCTCTCCAAGCAGCACGTTGCGATCGACCTCGACGCCGATCTGCGCCAGGTCCACGACCGGCTGGTCGATCTCGTCGATCACCGACCGAGGCAAACGCACGTTGAGACCGACCCCGATCACGGCGGCGGTCGGTCCCACCACGTCGCCGGCCAGCTCGATGAGAATGCCCGCGAGTTTGCGATGACGCCACAGCAGATCGTTGGGCCACTTCAGCATCGCGTCGCTCACGCCGTGCCGCCTAACCACTCGCAGCAGTGCGACACCGACCGCCAGCGACAACCCTGAGAGCAGACCCGCCCCTTGCGCGAAGCGCCACAGGATCGAGAACGTCAGGGCACCGCCCAGCCCCGCGTGCCAGCGTCTGCCGCGACGCCCGCGACCGTGGGTCTGCAATTCCGCCACCCGCACCAGACCGGACCCCGCGCCCCGGGCGAGCGCGGCGAGCAGATCGTCGTTGGTCGACGCGGTCTGGTCGACCAGTTCCAAGGACAGTCGCTCGGCACTGGCGCCCATGGCTGCCGTGATGCGCGTGGCATCGAGCCACTGGACTGGCGTGAGCAGCCGATAGCCACGGCCGCGCACGCGCTCCAGCTTCAGCCCGTGCTGCTCCACGTCGTCGAGCGCATTGGACACCGACTCGCGCGAGATCCGCAGCGCGCGACCGAGATCCTCTCCCGAATGGAACTCGCCGTCCTGGAGCAGCCTGAGCACCTGGAGCGTGTACGAGGTCATCGCAGTCAACGGGAAAACCGCCGCACTATAACCGAAGCGCGGACCGCCGCCGCCCTTTGATCGAAATCAATGGCCGGCACCCGTCCGGCAGGCACACTGAAATCCCGTGCAGGAGGAACCAACCATGTACCGTCACATCTTGCTGCCAACCGACGGATCGGCGTTGTCGAAGAAGGCGGTGAAAGCCGGAATCGCCCTTGCGAGCAAGCTTGGCGCCAGGGTCACCGGATTCTATTCACCGGAGCAATACGAAGTGCTGAGTTACGGCGAGTATTTCCCGCCGGAGCTGGTGTCGCGCGCACAGTGGGAGAAACAGAGCAAGCGCATCACCGAGAGGATTCTGGGCCATGCGGCGAAGGAAGCCGCACGTCGCCGCGTGCGCTACGACCAGTACGCTCTGCCCAGCCTCGCGCCCTGGCAGGCGATCGTCGAGGCTGCCCGCAGGAAAAAGTGCGATCTCATCTTCATGGCCTCGCATGGGCGCACCGGGATCGCCGGCGTGCTGCTGGGCAGCCAGGCAGCCAAAGTGCTGGCGCATTCCAGAGTGCCGGTTTTGGTGCACAAGTAGCCCCCGGTTGCGGCCTGCACTGCGGTTAGAATGCGCGCTTGATCCCGATCGGGGAAAGCATGCGCGTTTTGCTGGGCGGCATGGCAGCCGTGCTGCTGCTCTGCGCCGCGGCCTGCTCCGAGGAATCCGCCTACCCATCGCGGCCGGTTCGCCTCATCGTTCCATTTCCCGCCGGAGGCTCCTCCGACCTGATTGCGCGCACCGTCTCGGAGCGAGCGGCCAGGGCGCTCGGCCACCAGATCGTGATCGACAACCGTCCGGGAGCCGGCGGCAACATCGGTACTGAAGCGGCGGCGCGTGCGCCCGCCGACGGTTACACCCTGGTGGAATGCACCATCGGGACCTGCGCCATCAATCTGGCGATCTACAAGAACACGGGCTACAACCTGGAGCGGGATTTCGAACCGATCGTACTGCTCGGCTCGTTGGCCAACGTGCTCACCGTTCATCCGGAAGTGCCGGCACGCACGGTGCGGGAGTTGGTTGGACTGGCGAAGAAATCTCCGGGAAAGATCACGTTCGGGTCCTCGGGTTACGGCTCTTCGCCGCATCTTTGCGGCGAAATGCTCAAGCTGATGGCCGGCATCGACATCGTGCACGTACCCTACAAAGGTTCCGCTCCGGCCATCACCGATCTGCGCGGCGGGCAGATCGACCTGTTCTTCGACAACACGCCTTCGATCCTTCCGCACGTGCAGGCCGGCGCGCTGCGCGCGCTGGCAGTCACCAGCGCGCGCCGCCTCGGCACCTTGCCCGAGGTGCCGACCATGGAGGAAGCGGGATTTCCCAGCTTCGTCGTCACGCCCTGGTTCGGCGTGCTCGCTCCGAAACAC contains the following coding sequences:
- a CDS encoding deoxyribodipyrimidine photo-lyase, with protein sequence MSRYDDVVMWFRRDLRAYDHAALSLALRCARRVHCVFVFDTEILDALVARADRRVEFIWSSVRELKLALERIGGGLHVLHGRARDAIPHIAARLSAGAVFANRDYEPAARARDEAVGSRLLADGRTLHLFKDQVIFDPDEILTTQGTPFTVFAPYRRAWLARIAPAYLRSWPVERHRDALAPAPESRMPTLEDLGFVPTDLGRLGLPAGTSGARVLFDEFLARIDAYQQRRDYPALHGPSYLSVHLRFGTASIRELVRAAWSHDSDGARAWLVELIWREFYFAILHHFPYVSERAFQPRREALRFPNPPGHFAAWCEARTGYPIVDAAMRQINQTGYMHNRLRMIAASFLVKDLHVDWRLGERYFAARLNDFDLAANNGNWQWVASTGCDAQPYFRILNPVLQSKKFDPEGEFIRRYLPELARVPAEYIHEPWMMPRDVQHTAGCLVGKDYPAPLVDHSHARQRTLEIYGMAREHRSVSQDIQTP
- a CDS encoding cobalamin B12-binding domain-containing protein, encoding MGTALKEALSSISSVERDTGLSKDTLRMWERRYGFPAPLRDANGERIYPSTQVEKLRLLKRLLDRGERPGRIISMSLQELAALGAQTAERAVPRQDIEIFLRLIKSHQLGELRRHLAQAMARQGLRTFVLDTVAALNDAVGEAWMRGYLAVFEEHLYTEVMQSLLRNAIAGVQTQGGTPRVLLTTLPNELHALGLLMVEALLTLEGARCIALGTGTPAHEIVQAAQAHRADIVALSFSAAYQETRTVEGLRELRSMLPETTVLCAGGASVRRIRKAIDGVSLLAELQQILQLVQTWRIQHACAAIEQT
- the rfaE2 gene encoding D-glycero-beta-D-manno-heptose 1-phosphate adenylyltransferase, whose amino-acid sequence is MRPPFEAKICPPAELPRRLATLPRPLVFTNGVFDILHRGHVTYLARARALGQSLVVALNTDESARRLGKGPERPINTLEDRVTVIAALEMVDLVTWFEQDTPLDCIRQCHPDVLVKGGDWPVDRIVGAGEVMSWGGRVQSIPFEFERSTTALLSRIRAS
- a CDS encoding ABC transporter ATP-binding protein/permease; its protein translation is MPARANFWRDTWSLVKPYWRSEEKFSAWLLLGAVIGLTLAMVYMSVQFNEWYNLFYNALQDKNKDETWKQIGRFCVLAAIYIVMAVYAFYLNQMLQIKWRRWMTDKYLKEWLAERIYYRLQLTGAPTDNPDQRIAEDLKLFVDDTLSLSLGLLNAVVTLVSFVGILWTVSGPLTFAYNGGEIVIPGYMVWAALIYAVGGSWLTHRIGRPLIGLNFNQQRYEADFRFALVRFRENSESVALYEGEQDELKTFGARFANVVQNWWQIMRRQKILISFTVGYNQVAVIFPFVVGLPRYLSGSIQLGGLMQISNAFGQVQGALSWFIGAYSTFASWKATSDRLLGFHYAIEQARMDAARPGGVAIGDEERDELVIEDVALSLPNGEALVAPSSAAVKAGERVLIRGPSGSGKTTLFRAIAGIWPFGSGRVRRPRNFRVLFLPQRPYVPIGTLKQVVTYPENDGAFTSEQVAEVLEACSLSHLVGRLEESRHWALELSPGEQQRIAFARALLIKPSWLFLDEATSAVDEVLENRLYRLLHERLPDTTVISIGHRPALQAFHSRKLELKENGTGLRQLVPA
- a CDS encoding SPOR domain-containing protein, whose protein sequence is MRWLVAGLALLNVGLAGYLFLGYVRVDPDAQVIHRQVNAEEIRIMSQPPAPPPARTLLACLEWRGFVSADLPRARDALARLALGPRLSEREVGAVARWWVHMPPQGSQAAMERKAGELRNLGVTDFYPVTESGQWRYAISLGLFRSEDAARTYLAQLRAKGVRSAQLTQRDQRIDQAAFVIRDPTAEESARLLELSALFPGTELRAVNCPA